The genomic DNA GACTCCTGCGTCAAAGATCGCCACGGAGTGCGGAGTTTCAGCAGCGACCGTTTACCGAGAAAAAGAGCGGATATCCCAATGACTCGCTACGGTTTCCAGAATTCCAAATTTTGCATTCCACATTTCAGTTCAGGATCGCCACCGGTCATGGATCGCAGGTTGTTCGAACAAACAACGACTCTGTGACTGAAGGCGTCTCCCGTCCGCTCAATCGCCTGACCGCACTGGTTCCATTTTGTAGCTCAAATCGCTCATCGTAAATTTCAGGCACAAAGTCTCTGCCATCCGAGTCTGGATCGGGACCATTCATCGACAGCGCCCATCCAGCCCGCTGCTTCTTCAGCCAGCCATAGAACTCGTCGTGCTCGAATCGCCCAAGGTACAGCCGTGACCGTTCGGACTTGTACGGCGGATCGAGAATCCCTGCGAGTCGGCGTTTCGCTGTGACTCAATTGTGGCCAAATGAAAGCTCTGTGGAGCCAAGCTTTGGTCAGCCATCGTCCATAAAGCACTACTCGCCCTCAGCAGTATTGCCGCCGTGAGTGGATAATCCTTTCAATTCGTCCCGTTCTGTCGCAGCCATGCCTTCTCGGATCGAATCCCAACGAGCATCCGAATCGTCAGAAGGCGAATGACTCTCCAACCAAGATCGCACCTGATCGGCAGGGTAAGTTCCCAAAGCTAAAGCGATGGCGTCTTCCATCTCTTCTCGCATATCGAAATAGGCGATCCAAGCTTCGTACATCCGTAGATGACTGTCTCGGAAGATCGATGCGATTCGCCGTGACTCTTTCTTGTAGAACAAGATGTCAATGCAATCCAACGCCATCGGTTCCCAATAGCTGTCTTCATGGGATTGAGTGCGGAAGATCTGCTTGAGCTTCGCTGAATATTCCGATGCCTTCCGTAGCTGCTCCACGTCGTTAGATGTTTGTGTTGGGCAAGGATCTCCCCGCTCACGTCGATGATCCAGATTTTTCTCATGCAGTTGAGCAAGCTTCTCTTGGTTCCTCTTCAGAGCCGTGTGCAACCGATCAATTACCTGAACCATCTCGATGATGGAATCTTCAGACATGTCCACGAAGCCCTCGAAGTCGGTCACTGAACGAGTCTCGTTCAAGATCTCCTCGACTTTGGCCCCGTACCAAGCCGCCTCTCCCATACCTGCGTGCAGATCAGGGCTCCACAGTCGCTCAACCGGGCTGATGCCGAACAGTACGCAGATCGCCTGCAACTGATCTCGGTTGCGACCTTCAACTCGTGTGAGCCCCCGTGAGCAAACCCTGCGGACCCACTGGTACCCGACGCCACAACGCTCGGCCAATTCTTGTAGGGACATGCCCCTAGCTTCGAGCAAGCCCCTCAGATTCACCTTGAAGATTTCGGCGTCCATAGAGTCTGTAGCAGAAAGTGTAGGGACCAAAGGCGAGCAAAACCGCATTGTAGCAGAAAGTACAGCAGATACCCGCTTTCGTTAAATAACACCTGCTTGTAGCCCGTGGTTGGCCAGCAAGGCAAATTCGCCGCCCGGTCAGCCATCTCGATGACGCCCGACGTTGGGCCTCCGAGCTTCAATTCCGTTTTCAGGAGAACGCCACATGGCAACGACAGATGCAGATCAAAAACAGCAAAGCTACTTCCGCCACGACTTCCGATTCTGGTTTGAAAAACGCCCCAAGGGGACGTTGGGTGAGCTTCGAAATTGGCTCGAACAAGTTCACGACCAGTGCTCAAAGTTTGTTGACGGCAATGATCCGCCAATCGAGCAAACCAAAAAGATCCCTTCACCGCTGTCCGAGTACCTCAACTACTGGGCCGACCACGATGGCGAATGCTTCTCGTACCGAGAAGCCAACATCGAAGAGGACATCATGAACGTCGAAGGATTCATCGAAGATCTTGGGCCGAAGTCCAAGCTCGCCAGCTTCCCAGTTTTCGAGACCGCTTAACACATGGCCGCAGAAAAGCCGCACACAAAATCACGAACTAGCAGGAATAAACCACACATGAAAACCAAACAATACCGACTAACCAAGACCGAAAAGACCTTATTGGACCGCATCCAACGGCCAAACATAATCGGAGTCTGCAATCTGATGGCAACGAAAATGTATCGAGAGCACATGAACGTGCATCGAGGCGCATGGTTGATCGACGACGACGAGTTTCCAGAGGGCGAAGGAGAGTGCCTAATATTTGGCAACGACTCGTTTACTTCCGATGTCCGTGCCCGAAAAGAGGTCGCTCAAGTTGTGTCGAGGCTCGATAGCCTTGCCATTCGAATCTTCGAGTTCGGTCTAGGGCCAGATGGTTACACATGGGCACTATGGGTGGATTCTGATGACGAGGTTCTCTTGGACC from Rosistilla carotiformis includes the following:
- a CDS encoding helix-turn-helix domain-containing protein; translation: MDAEIFKVNLRGLLEARGMSLQELAERCGVGYQWVRRVCSRGLTRVEGRNRDQLQAICVLFGISPVERLWSPDLHAGMGEAAWYGAKVEEILNETRSVTDFEGFVDMSEDSIIEMVQVIDRLHTALKRNQEKLAQLHEKNLDHRRERGDPCPTQTSNDVEQLRKASEYSAKLKQIFRTQSHEDSYWEPMALDCIDILFYKKESRRIASIFRDSHLRMYEAWIAYFDMREEMEDAIALALGTYPADQVRSWLESHSPSDDSDARWDSIREGMAATERDELKGLSTHGGNTAEGE